The Coleofasciculus sp. FACHB-1120 nucleotide sequence ACCATGCCAAGTTCCAATTATTGAAGGATTTAAGTTGGTCTGGCTATTTGTTCCTACCTCTAACTTTAGAACTTCTAGCACCTCATCCACTGATTGATACCGTTCCCATACATCAACCTTAAGCATTTTGTCCAGAATTTGCCTTAACTGTTCGCTGACAGAAGTACCGCGTGATGCAAGCACATCTTGCCATAGCCAGCGTTTTTCCTGGGGGTTAAACAATTCATTTGGAACAACGTCCGATAGCAGATGAATGCAAGTTGCACTCAAAGCATAAAGGTCACTCGCTGGATACGCTTCGCCATAGGTCATTTGTTCTGGCGGCGCATATCCCAAGGTTCCTACAGTTGTCCCCATGGACATCACTGTACTACTCAGTTCTTTAGAAATGCCGAAGTCTATCAGCACTAGCTGGTTATTCCTGCTGCGCATGATATTTTCTGGCTTGATATCCCGGTGAACGGCTCCCT carries:
- a CDS encoding protein kinase; this translates as MLKFIHQQGAVHRDIKPENIMRSRNNQLVLIDFGISKELSSTVMSMGTTVGTLGYAPPEQMTYGEAYPASDLYALSATCIHLLSDVVPNELFNPQEKRWLWQDVLASRGTSVSEQLRQILDKMLKVDVWERYQSVDEVLEVLKLEVGTNSQTNLNPSIIGTWHGKFSNKPASLIVTHQSNNAFHGTLTVQEWIGKNKTDVEVYFNSLTHKIIIREREVVSNLIRGWELVENNEGILSLDGKQMIGKGKGYGSYSWLFSKSDHK